From a region of the Mytilus galloprovincialis chromosome 3, xbMytGall1.hap1.1, whole genome shotgun sequence genome:
- the LOC143066779 gene encoding uncharacterized protein LOC143066779, protein MGCDYIFENGGIRTCERMDKLRKGRKDSKCILCEKRTKPGKRRPLCGETNKNLRNFLSKNFLVSPNDDDVICDTCRRKYYREGQAQVNTPTVLTTDTNANDPDFMPPSAPKRAKLSSPLSISLLIASTIKGHAQCCLCKKRGPKLMVVPQEARFHTFLEKNIIIPAGSRCCPRHLCTEGFTKEANEDMTSVYTVSDFNRSGLLELIDTIREHALKNKNARIDFDKSSSLNDTDFQNLTGLTITDFEDLCSHIPNSAIRDTRVRSMRTCIGIFLTKLRSGMSNKILATLFNISKDSIRKAISSARDAVKQHFTPKYLGFDHVSRESVIQNHTRPLAQTLFGDITNTTAILVIDGTYIYIQKSGQFKFQSSTYSMHKFRNLIKPMMFVTTTGYIVSVIGPYLCNSKNNDAKRNEKQLSVEDGNTTRLVTKVRWVVESVNGRIKQWRLLDKVLPNSLIPYAGEYTHFVSAICNKYRPPLNAGNETDDFLLGTKMLHMSKKKNELMERVSNENLHSRSGRWQKIDGNDSVEDFPKLSEEDIRDITLGVYQVKLAKSYTEEHQENDDYYEVMQQGHQLIRVRMASRHTSSKTHNLWITYDDCCIKTWYCTCKAGARIVGTCSHISSVIWLLSFYRHQTKGNQAKQWKDYVHDANQPEVVDDSDSEPEELKRVQVSSSAISRVIGHRGYNINAIREVSGARIEIEKQKGNGGERKQDGISISPVHQDAK, encoded by the exons AATGGATAAATTAAGAAAGGGAAGAAAAGATTCTAAATGTATATTGTGTGAAAAAAGAACGAAACCCGGAAAAAGAAGACCTTTGTGTggagaaacaaataaaaatctgCGCAATTTTCTCAGTAAGAATTTCCTTGTTTCACCCAATGATGATGACGTTATCTGTGATACTTGTCGACGGAAATACTACAGAGAAGGGCAAGCACAAGTAAATACACCCACTGTCCTTACAACTGATACAAATGCAAATGATCCTGATTTTATGCCACCATCTGCACCTAAAAGAGCAAAATTAAGTTCTCCTTTATCAATATCGCTCCTGATAGCTTCAACAATTAAAGGTCATGCACAATGTTGTCTTTGCAAAAAGCGTGGTCCAAAACTTATGGTTGTTCCACAAGAAGCAcgatttcatacatttttggaaAAGAATATAATTATTCCTGCCGGATCACGGTGCTGTCCTCGTCATTTATGTACTGAAGGTTTTACAAAAGAAGCTAACGAAGACATGACTAGTGTGTATACTGTTTCTGACTTCAATCGCAGCGGACTACTTGAATTGATAGATACAATAAGAGAACatgcattaaaaaataaaaacgcaAGAATTGATTTTGATAAATCTTCTTCTTTAAATGACACAGACTTTCAAAATTTGACTGGCTTAACTATTACTGATTTTGAAGACTTATGTTCTCACATTCCAAACTCAGCTATAAGAGATACCCGAGTACGAAGCATGAGAACATGTATTGGTATATTTTTGACCAAACTTCGTTCGGGTATGTCTAATAAGATATTAGCAACTTTGTTTAATATAAGCAAAGATTCTATCAGGAAAGCTATTTCATCCGCAAGAGATGCAGTTAAACAGCACTTTACACCAAAATATTTAGGATTTGATCATGTATCCCGAGAAAGTGTTATACAAAACCACACTCGTCCACTGGCACAAACATTATTTGGTGATATCACAAACACAACTGCCATACTCGTAATTGATGGTACATATATTTACATACAAAAGAGTGGACAATTTAAATTTCAAAGTAGTACATACAGCATGCACAAATTTCGCAACCTCATTAAGCCAATGATGTTTGTCACAACTACAGGATACATTGTAAGTGTGATTGGACCCTACCTTTGTAACAGCAAAAACAATGATGCCAAACGTAACGAGAAGCAACTTTCGGTTGAAGACGGTAACACAACACGTTTAGTTACAAAGGTCCGCTGGGTTGTTGAGTCTGTTAATGGTAGAATCAAGCAGTGGCGCTTGCTTGACAAGGTATTACCAAATTCCCTTATACCGTATGCTGGtgaatatacacattttgtaagTGCCATATGTAATAAGTATAGACCACCACTTAATGCTGGTAATGAAACTGATGACTTTCTTTTAGGTACAAAAATGCTTCACATGTCAAAGAAGAAAAATGAGCTCATGGAACGAGTTTCAAATGAAAACTTGCATTCCAGAAGTGGTAGGTGGCAAAAAATAGATGGCAACGATTCCGTTGAAGATTTTCCGAAACTGTCGGAGGAGGACATCAGGGACATAACTCTCGGTGTATACCAGGTTAAACTAGCAAAGAGTTATACTGAGGAACATCAAGAAAATGACGATTACTATGAAGTCATGCAACAGGGACATCAACTTATTAGAGTTAGAATGGCAAGTAGACATACAAGCAGCAAAACGCATAACCTATGGATTACATATGATGACTGCTGCATAAAAACTTGGTACTGTACTTGCAAGGCCGGTGCTCGAATTGTTGGTACTTGTAGTCACATTTCGTCAGTTATATGGTTACTAAGTTTTTACCGGCATCAAACCAAAGGAAATCAAGCAAAGCAATGGAAGGACTATGTCCATGATGCTAACCAGCCGGAAGTAGTTGATGATAGTGACAGTGAACCAGAGGA GTTAAAAAGAGTACAGGTGTCGTCATCGGCTATAAGTCGTGTGATTGGTCACCGTGGTTATAATATAAATGCGATACGTGAAGTATCTGGAGCACGCATAGAAATAGAGAAGCAGAAAGGAAACGGTGGAGAAAGG aaacaagatggtatttcaattTCTCCTGTTCACCAGGATGCTAAATGA